The Microcoleus sp. FACHB-68 genome includes a region encoding these proteins:
- a CDS encoding N-acetylmuramoyl-L-alanine amidase, with the protein MRNPTPGSNLQRPRNFLFEKTLRLGWVLPSFLGVFLLTSPVQANEQSWQIDVEQNQASVDRQTAQTLTSQNAEQPPSEPLTVAVAGQTQLQNVEVKPEGLIIRTSGRSPNVEVKRSQNRTLTTIDIAGTTLSPQLQNRNITVNNHGISNLQIIQLKSSPPVARVILNMNSYSPDVQASAKSGGVVVWPRGGAAPSIEASAQLATIQSIQLENNGTQVSVKADRSVTYTTGWDRATAAYKITIPSAQLAQQITNVQPPAGSLALWVRVLQEDSQTVSILVQPGAGVQVAGVTQPSGQSLSLQLQRTQAVLVPPLPDEEPVPVRPPTPVPPRNPTQPAPSRPVPKGRVVVAIDPGHGGRDPGAVGIRGLREKDVVIDISRQVTQLLEEQGVQAIMTRTDDREVSLEARVQMAERVNASLFVSIHANAINMSRPDVNGIETYYYSSGLGLSRAIHKSILQTTGSRDRGVRQARFYVLRRSSMPATLLEVGFVTGAEDAARLSNAGYRTQMAQAIARGILQYIQQGR; encoded by the coding sequence ATGAGGAATCCCACCCCAGGTTCAAACTTGCAACGTCCCCGCAACTTTCTATTTGAAAAAACGCTCAGGCTGGGTTGGGTACTGCCCAGCTTTTTAGGGGTTTTTCTGCTAACATCGCCCGTCCAAGCTAACGAGCAATCTTGGCAAATTGATGTTGAGCAAAACCAGGCTTCTGTGGATCGGCAGACAGCGCAAACGCTCACATCCCAAAACGCAGAACAACCGCCCAGTGAGCCACTTACCGTCGCGGTTGCTGGACAAACTCAGCTTCAGAATGTCGAGGTAAAGCCAGAAGGGTTGATTATTCGCACCAGTGGTAGAAGTCCAAATGTTGAGGTCAAGCGAAGTCAAAATCGCACGTTGACAACCATTGATATCGCCGGCACGACACTCTCGCCCCAGTTGCAAAACCGCAATATTACAGTAAATAATCATGGCATCAGCAACCTGCAAATCATCCAACTCAAAAGCTCACCGCCGGTTGCCCGCGTGATTTTAAATATGAACTCCTATAGCCCAGATGTGCAGGCATCTGCCAAGTCGGGCGGTGTGGTGGTGTGGCCCAGAGGAGGAGCAGCGCCCAGCATTGAAGCGTCTGCTCAACTGGCTACAATTCAATCGATTCAGTTAGAAAATAACGGCACGCAAGTTTCTGTTAAAGCTGATCGATCCGTTACCTATACGACGGGTTGGGATAGAGCAACTGCAGCTTACAAGATCACCATTCCCTCAGCGCAGCTGGCTCAGCAAATCACGAATGTTCAGCCACCAGCCGGCAGCCTTGCATTATGGGTGCGCGTTTTGCAGGAAGATTCGCAAACCGTTAGCATCCTTGTGCAACCAGGTGCAGGCGTGCAGGTTGCCGGAGTAACTCAGCCTAGCGGCCAATCCCTATCCTTGCAACTGCAACGCACGCAAGCGGTTCTTGTGCCGCCACTGCCGGATGAAGAACCTGTGCCGGTGCGACCGCCAACTCCCGTACCGCCTAGAAACCCGACTCAGCCGGCACCCTCACGTCCGGTTCCCAAGGGGCGAGTGGTGGTAGCGATCGATCCGGGACATGGGGGACGTGATCCCGGTGCAGTGGGAATTCGAGGTTTGCGGGAAAAGGATGTTGTCATAGACATTTCCAGGCAGGTGACGCAATTGTTAGAAGAACAGGGCGTGCAAGCGATTATGACAAGAACAGATGACCGGGAAGTTAGCCTAGAAGCGCGTGTGCAGATGGCTGAACGGGTGAATGCCTCCTTGTTTGTGAGTATTCACGCTAATGCAATTAATATGAGCCGGCCTGATGTGAATGGCATCGAAACTTACTATTACAGCAGCGGTTTAGGCTTATCTCGCGCGATTCACAAAAGCATTCTTCAGACTACAGGTTCACGAGATCGGGGGGTGAGACAGGCGAGATTTTATGTACTAAGAAGAAGTTCTATGCCGGCAACTTTACTTGAAGTCGGGTTTGTCACCGGCGCGGAAGATGCTGCTAGGCTATCCAATGCTGGTTACCGTACTCAAATGGCACAAGCGATCGCACGGGGCATTCTCCAGTACATTCAACAAGGTCGTTGA
- a CDS encoding tetratricopeptide repeat protein — protein sequence MLNLQQLSRKIINALKVSLLFIVFLGLFSLNFGVAYAQSLSISDIHFFSDNAVFKAEFNIESLLTINEVVEANLYEYKMDNSKNLPPESLLLNAGLDQSRNGNFSEAIRIYTKALQLKSNFDKALVSRAFARSQVGELEKALQDYNTALKFSPNLVEAYIGRGNIYFKQGDNQTALKNFNLAVKINDNYDDAHLSRGSVYLTIGKYKEAVKDFSEAISLNPKYLDAYSQRGFAKFYFKDYEGVIKDSTEAIKLDDKKQEYFAYNNRGLAYFYLNKPKEALEDFKRCLKIKPDFSSAYYEQGLVLKDLGKYNEAVSSFAQFLHDNPDNYEALYWRGFALNKVGKYEEAVSSFDKALNYKSDDYIVWSNRGLALAKLKKYEEAVSSYNKALKYKPDDSESVYYKACIYGVQGYSSLAVENLKKAITLNPQYKDKAKTDKVFDSIREQPEFQNLLQS from the coding sequence ATGTTAAACCTTCAGCAACTTTCGAGAAAAATCATTAACGCACTAAAAGTAAGTTTATTATTCATAGTTTTTTTAGGACTATTTTCGCTGAATTTTGGTGTTGCTTACGCTCAAAGTTTGAGCATTTCTGATATACACTTTTTTTCTGATAATGCTGTATTCAAAGCTGAATTTAACATAGAGTCACTGCTCACAATTAATGAAGTCGTTGAAGCTAACCTCTATGAATATAAAATGGATAACTCCAAAAACTTACCTCCTGAAAGTCTGCTTTTAAATGCTGGGTTAGATCAATCACGTAATGGAAATTTTTCTGAAGCGATCAGAATTTATACAAAAGCTCTTCAATTAAAATCTAATTTTGATAAAGCTCTTGTTAGTCGAGCTTTTGCTCGTTCTCAGGTAGGAGAACTAGAAAAAGCATTACAAGATTATAATACAGCTTTGAAATTTTCACCGAATTTAGTAGAAGCTTATATCGGAAGAGGAAATATTTATTTTAAGCAGGGTGACAACCAAACTGCTCTTAAAAATTTTAATTTAGCAGTTAAAATTAATGACAATTATGATGATGCTCATTTGAGCAGAGGCTCGGTTTATTTAACAATAGGTAAATACAAAGAAGCCGTTAAAGATTTTTCTGAAGCTATTAGCTTGAACCCAAAGTATTTAGACGCTTATAGTCAACGAGGATTTGCAAAATTTTACTTCAAAGATTATGAAGGGGTAATAAAAGATTCTACTGAAGCAATAAAGTTAGACGATAAAAAACAAGAATATTTTGCTTACAATAATAGAGGCTTGGCTTACTTTTATTTAAATAAACCCAAGGAAGCCCTAGAAGATTTTAAACGTTGCCTGAAGATAAAGCCTGATTTTTCTTCTGCTTACTACGAGCAAGGCTTGGTTTTGAAAGATTTAGGAAAGTATAATGAGGCAGTTTCCTCTTTTGCTCAATTTCTACACGACAACCCGGATAATTATGAAGCATTGTATTGGCGAGGATTTGCCTTAAATAAAGTAGGAAAGTACGAAGAAGCAGTTTCATCTTTTGACAAAGCTTTAAACTATAAATCTGATGATTACATAGTTTGGTCAAACAGAGGACTTGCTTTAGCTAAATTAAAAAAATACGAAGAAGCAGTTTCTTCTTATAATAAAGCTTTAAAATATAAACCTGATGATTCTGAATCGGTGTATTACAAAGCCTGCATCTATGGAGTACAAGGATACTCATCATTAGCAGTGGAAAATTTGAAGAAAGCCATTACACTCAATCCACAATACAAAGATAAAGCTAAGACTGATAAAGTTTTTGATTCAATTCGAGAACAGCCTGAATTTCAGAATTTGCTTCAATCTTAG
- a CDS encoding 2OG-Fe(II) oxygenase, giving the protein MESDYPRSESMDVKVKLLLSGGHEYILWLKSDSPLLESLLKVLVNRSQNQTSAILFQIPVDEGHSALCFPSDHLIGVVTEPPIFVQQKTPAPAPPEVPPARPVASNFLPSECVQLDNFITPAEQEKLLKFVFQKESEFVPTSTSTGAADYRRSWVLHSFPEFSELIIKRIHTVLPDVLSKLSLPAFTVSQIEAQLTAHNDGNFYKVHNDSGSPDTATRFLTYVYYFYREPKPFSGGELVIYDSRVENNYYVKAESFKTIEPRNNSVVFFLSRYMHEVLPVSCPSQAFTDSRFTINGWIRR; this is encoded by the coding sequence ATGGAATCTGATTACCCGCGATCTGAGTCTATGGATGTCAAAGTTAAACTGCTTTTAAGTGGCGGACACGAGTATATTTTATGGCTTAAATCCGACTCCCCGCTGTTGGAGAGTTTATTAAAAGTTCTGGTCAATCGCTCCCAGAATCAAACTTCTGCAATATTGTTTCAAATTCCCGTAGATGAAGGGCATTCGGCTTTGTGTTTTCCCAGCGATCATTTGATTGGGGTTGTCACAGAACCGCCCATTTTTGTGCAGCAGAAAACACCTGCGCCGGCTCCCCCAGAAGTGCCACCGGCGCGTCCAGTTGCTTCAAATTTTCTCCCGTCTGAGTGCGTGCAACTTGATAACTTTATCACGCCGGCAGAACAGGAAAAACTGCTTAAATTTGTTTTCCAAAAAGAGTCAGAATTTGTGCCGACAAGCACCTCAACCGGCGCGGCAGATTATCGGCGTTCTTGGGTGCTGCACTCGTTTCCTGAGTTTTCTGAACTCATTATTAAACGAATTCACACAGTTTTGCCCGATGTCTTGAGCAAACTTTCGCTGCCGGCATTTACCGTATCGCAAATTGAGGCACAGCTAACGGCTCACAATGATGGAAATTTTTACAAAGTTCATAACGATAGTGGCAGTCCAGATACGGCAACCCGATTTCTCACCTATGTTTACTATTTTTATCGGGAACCCAAGCCTTTTTCAGGAGGCGAGTTGGTGATTTATGACAGCAGAGTTGAGAATAATTATTATGTGAAAGCAGAGTCTTTTAAAACCATTGAACCGCGCAACAATAGTGTTGTGTTTTTCCTAAGCCGGTATATGCACGAAGTGCTGCCGGTGAGTTGTCCTTCCCAAGCGTTTACCGATAGCCGGTTTACGATTAATGGCTGGATTCGCCGGTGA
- the purH gene encoding bifunctional phosphoribosylaminoimidazolecarboxamide formyltransferase/IMP cyclohydrolase has translation MARLALLSTSDKTGLIDLARCLVEEFQFDLISSGGTAVALKNAGVPVTKVSDYTGSPEILGGRVKTLHPRIHGGILARRDFPEDVADLQANDIRGIDLVVVNLYPFEQTIAKAGVTLPEAIEQIDIGGPTLLRASAKNFNYLTVLCDPAQYNEYLQELRQNNSEASLTFRQKCALKAFEHTAAYDRAISAYLTGQQESKEEAEKSPLPQEFSISGRQLQSLRYGENPHQPAAWYQVGTTPTGWASAIKVQGKELSYNNLVDLEAARRIIAEFAGPESDPAAAILKHTNPCGVALGNSLVEAYEKAFSADCVSAFGGIVALNRPIDARTATALTQTFLECVVAPACDPDAEEILKSKSKVRVLLLPDLHSGPQETLKAIAGGFLVQASDDAVEDPSQWQVVTDLQPTPDQLAEMLFAWKISKHVKSNAIVVTRQRTTVGVGAGQMNRVGSVKIALEQAGEKATNGVLASDGFFPFDDSVRTAAAAGISAIAQPGGSLRDSDSIKAANELGLVMVLTGVRHFLH, from the coding sequence ATGGCACGTCTAGCACTGCTGAGTACATCTGACAAAACCGGCTTAATCGATCTCGCTCGCTGTTTGGTAGAAGAATTTCAATTTGACCTGATCAGCAGTGGCGGGACGGCAGTTGCCCTTAAAAACGCTGGAGTGCCGGTTACGAAAGTTTCTGACTACACCGGCTCTCCCGAAATTTTAGGGGGACGCGTCAAAACCCTACACCCGCGAATTCACGGCGGCATTCTCGCACGTCGGGACTTCCCTGAAGATGTCGCCGATCTGCAAGCGAACGACATCAGAGGAATCGATTTGGTTGTCGTCAATCTTTACCCCTTTGAGCAAACAATTGCCAAAGCCGGTGTCACCTTGCCGGAAGCCATCGAGCAAATCGATATTGGTGGCCCAACTCTGCTGCGAGCCTCTGCGAAAAATTTTAACTATCTGACGGTTCTGTGCGATCCCGCTCAATATAACGAATACTTGCAAGAATTGCGGCAGAATAATTCCGAAGCTTCTTTGACATTTAGACAAAAATGTGCATTAAAAGCATTTGAACACACAGCCGCCTACGACCGGGCTATCTCCGCTTATTTAACTGGGCAGCAGGAAAGCAAAGAAGAAGCGGAGAAATCCCCGTTGCCGCAAGAGTTCTCAATTTCAGGCCGGCAGTTGCAATCCCTGCGCTATGGCGAAAATCCCCATCAACCGGCAGCCTGGTATCAAGTGGGAACAACCCCAACCGGCTGGGCATCTGCCATCAAAGTTCAGGGAAAAGAACTCAGTTACAACAATTTAGTGGATTTAGAAGCGGCACGGCGCATCATCGCTGAATTTGCCGGCCCGGAAAGTGACCCAGCCGCCGCCATTCTCAAACACACCAATCCCTGCGGCGTTGCTTTAGGAAACAGTTTAGTCGAGGCGTATGAAAAGGCGTTCAGTGCCGATTGTGTCTCTGCTTTCGGTGGTATTGTCGCCCTGAACCGGCCTATTGATGCCCGTACCGCCACTGCACTCACGCAAACCTTTTTAGAATGCGTAGTGGCACCGGCTTGCGATCCAGACGCCGAGGAAATTCTTAAATCCAAGTCTAAGGTGCGAGTTTTACTGCTGCCAGACTTGCACAGTGGCCCTCAGGAAACGCTCAAAGCCATAGCCGGCGGGTTTTTGGTGCAGGCTTCTGATGATGCTGTCGAAGACCCTTCACAATGGCAAGTTGTGACGGATTTGCAACCGACGCCAGACCAACTTGCAGAAATGCTCTTTGCTTGGAAGATTTCCAAACACGTCAAATCTAACGCAATTGTCGTGACTCGCCAGCGCACTACTGTGGGTGTGGGTGCCGGCCAGATGAATCGCGTGGGTTCGGTTAAAATTGCCCTAGAACAAGCCGGTGAAAAAGCAACGAATGGTGTTCTTGCCAGTGATGGCTTTTTCCCCTTTGATGATTCCGTACGCACAGCAGCCGCTGCCGGTATTTCGGCAATTGCCCAGCCTGGAGGCAGCTTGCGAGACAGTGATTCTATCAAAGCTGCTAATGAATTAGGCTTGGTGATGGTGTTGACAGGGGTGCGTCACTTTTTGCATTAA
- a CDS encoding DUF4347 domain-containing protein — MPAMIESKNQPSASRAKGSASNIIFIDSAVEKIESLIAGVRAGTQVIILDNLRSGVEQIAEVLASQTGISEIHIVSHGSPGLLQLGNTVLSWDTLNAYSSSLQRWAKALTGDAGILLYGCSVAAGNIGEAFIQRLSELTGAVVAGSATPTGSAEKGGNWELEYTTGQLKASLAFETEVMANYNGLLADEPTEAPWLSQFGTISDEESSGVAVGSDGGVYISGYTWGEYDLYRQSRVGDAWVAKYDSLGNAQWVKQLGDGFANGVATDSNGNFYVSGQTDVFQSSTNITLSDALLAKYDSNGNELWRQVWEGVRDAAFTDVAVDSAGNVFTSGYNQDFGVERSMVAKYDTQGNQLWLKPVEGAYRDMFLAVAVDNAGNVLASGRTGALDGVGSPGFYDGIVAKYDTQGNQLWVKSWGTTGNDSSTDVATDSAGNIYVTGYANAALGELGDIDLDIWVAKYDTNGTQLWSKQLGAIGDDNAQISVDSSSGNVYLSGTTRGNLEGTNAGGTDAWAAIYDPNGNQLWIEQLGTASDDASSGIVAGSDNKLYLSGHTKGSLGANNAGAFDPWVTKLIAQPISAPNNAPTLNLNTGLTLDEGTTSAITSAQLQVSDPDSDPISYTLTTVPTSGTLTLNGTALSVSSTFTQADVDAGLLTYTHAGSETTSDSFSFSITDGKGGNIDSTAFAITVSAEPTPGPTPGPTPGPTPGPTPGPTPGPTPSPGEGNETPTGTDGNDTLTGTDANDSLSGMGGNDIVIGAVGNDNLTGNDGNDLLFGNAGSDNLDGGNGDDILFGGKDSDILSGMADQDILMGDIGDDNLAGNDGNDLLFGNAGSDNLDGGAGSDTVFGGKDADTLSGNTEEDILFGDIGNDSLNGGAGNDLLFGNTGADYLDGASGNDTLLAGKENDIVVGGDGDDLLSGDLGNDTLTGNAGTDRFVLISGAGVDTITDFEDGIDLIALTGSLTFESLTISQSNNATLITAGEELLASLNGIQANLIGVGDFTSI, encoded by the coding sequence ATGCCGGCAATGATTGAGTCTAAAAACCAGCCCTCTGCCAGCAGAGCAAAGGGATCAGCCAGTAATATTATTTTCATCGACTCTGCGGTTGAGAAGATAGAAAGCCTGATTGCCGGCGTTAGAGCCGGCACACAAGTGATTATCCTGGATAACTTACGCTCTGGAGTCGAGCAAATAGCTGAGGTTCTGGCAAGCCAAACCGGCATATCGGAAATCCACATTGTCAGCCACGGCAGTCCGGGATTGTTGCAACTGGGCAACACCGTGTTGAGTTGGGACACCCTCAATGCTTATAGCAGCTCATTGCAAAGGTGGGCAAAGGCTTTAACGGGTGATGCCGGCATTTTGCTATATGGTTGCAGCGTCGCAGCCGGCAACATAGGTGAAGCATTTATACAACGACTTTCTGAACTTACAGGTGCAGTAGTCGCCGGTTCTGCTACTCCCACCGGCAGTGCGGAAAAAGGCGGCAATTGGGAACTCGAATACACCACCGGCCAACTTAAGGCATCACTCGCATTTGAAACAGAAGTGATGGCTAACTACAATGGGTTATTGGCCGATGAGCCAACCGAGGCTCCCTGGCTGAGCCAGTTTGGAACGATAAGTGATGAAGAATCCTCTGGCGTGGCAGTCGGTAGCGATGGGGGTGTGTATATATCGGGATACACCTGGGGCGAGTACGATTTGTACCGTCAGAGCCGAGTTGGCGATGCTTGGGTGGCTAAATACGACTCTTTGGGCAACGCGCAGTGGGTCAAGCAGTTGGGAGATGGCTTTGCCAATGGCGTTGCCACCGATAGCAATGGCAATTTTTATGTATCCGGACAAACCGATGTCTTTCAATCGTCAACAAACATCACATTGAGTGATGCTTTGTTAGCCAAGTATGACAGCAATGGCAACGAGTTGTGGAGACAGGTGTGGGAAGGAGTGCGAGATGCGGCCTTTACAGATGTTGCGGTTGATAGCGCCGGCAATGTGTTCACCTCAGGATACAACCAAGATTTTGGTGTCGAAAGATCTATGGTTGCCAAGTACGACACTCAGGGCAACCAACTGTGGTTGAAGCCGGTTGAAGGCGCTTATCGAGATATGTTCTTAGCCGTTGCAGTTGATAACGCCGGCAATGTCTTGGCATCGGGACGCACCGGGGCTTTGGACGGTGTGGGCAGCCCTGGGTTCTATGATGGCATAGTCGCCAAGTACGACACTCAGGGTAACCAGTTGTGGGTTAAAAGCTGGGGGACTACAGGTAATGACTCAAGCACGGACGTTGCCACTGATAGTGCCGGCAATATCTACGTTACAGGCTACGCAAATGCTGCTCTTGGCGAACTCGGAGATATAGACCTAGACATTTGGGTTGCTAAATATGACACGAATGGCACCCAGTTGTGGAGCAAGCAATTGGGCGCAATTGGTGATGACAACGCCCAAATTTCTGTCGATAGTAGCTCAGGCAATGTTTATCTATCGGGAACCACACGAGGCAATTTAGAAGGGACAAATGCCGGGGGAACTGACGCCTGGGCCGCAATCTACGATCCTAACGGCAATCAGTTGTGGATAGAACAGCTAGGAACTGCAAGCGATGATGCATCTTCGGGCATTGTTGCTGGTAGTGATAACAAGCTTTACCTGAGTGGCCACACAAAAGGCAGTTTGGGCGCAAATAATGCTGGTGCCTTCGATCCTTGGGTGACTAAACTCATCGCTCAACCCATCTCTGCGCCCAATAACGCACCCACGCTGAACCTCAACACCGGCCTGACTTTGGATGAGGGAACGACTTCTGCCATCACTTCGGCACAGCTTCAAGTCAGTGATCCCGACAGCGATCCCATTTCCTACACCCTCACAACCGTGCCAACTTCTGGCACCCTAACACTCAACGGCACAGCTTTGAGTGTGAGCAGTACCTTCACCCAAGCCGATGTTGATGCCGGCTTACTAACTTATACCCATGCCGGAAGCGAAACAACTTCCGACAGCTTCAGCTTTAGCATCACCGATGGCAAAGGTGGCAACATCGACTCTACTGCTTTTGCCATTACCGTATCAGCCGAACCAACTCCAGGACCAACTCCAGGACCAACCCCAGGACCAACCCCAGGACCAACCCCAGGACCCACTCCAGGACCAACTCCATCACCGGGTGAAGGCAATGAGACCCCCACCGGCACTGATGGCAACGACACGCTTACCGGCACTGATGCAAATGACAGTCTTTCTGGCATGGGTGGCAATGATATTGTCATTGGCGCTGTCGGCAATGACAACTTAACCGGCAACGATGGTAACGATTTGCTGTTCGGTAATGCCGGCAGTGATAACCTTGATGGCGGCAATGGTGACGACATCCTCTTTGGCGGCAAGGACAGCGACATCCTTTCTGGTATGGCCGATCAGGATATCCTGATGGGTGACATCGGCGACGACAACTTAGCCGGCAACGATGGCAACGATTTACTGTTCGGCAATGCCGGCAGTGATAACCTTGATGGCGGTGCTGGCAGCGATACCGTCTTCGGCGGTAAAGACGCTGATACGCTTTCTGGCAATACTGAAGAAGATATCTTGTTTGGTGACATCGGCAATGATTCGCTCAACGGCGGTGCCGGCAACGATCTGCTCTTTGGCAACACCGGCGCTGACTATCTTGATGGGGCATCCGGCAACGATACGCTGCTTGCCGGCAAGGAGAATGACATTGTTGTTGGTGGCGATGGAGACGATCTGCTCAGCGGCGATCTGGGAAATGACACCCTGACTGGAAATGCCGGCACTGATCGTTTTGTCTTGATCTCAGGTGCCGGCGTTGACACGATTACTGATTTTGAAGATGGCATTGATTTGATTGCCTTAACCGGCAGCCTGACTTTTGAGAGTCTCACGATTTCTCAAAGCAACAATGCCACTTTAATTACTGCCGGTGAGGAACTGCTAGCTTCTTTAAATGGCATCCAAGCCAACCTGATTGGAGTTGGGGATTTCACCTCTATTTAA